ATATTGTTGCTGGTAGCTTGCAGTAACTGAGAACACTAGTAGTTATTGTAAATTTGAACAAACTGTTCTGCCAAAAATGACCATGATAGAGCCATTGCGCTGAGCTAGCAAAGTAGATAGggtattttttttctttagaAAAGGAGGTCATCCCCGGCCACTGCATCAGAAAGATGCATGCGGCCACTTTATTAAAGCAAGTTCAACAAAACAAATAGTCTGGTCTTCAAAGTACAACTCACAAAAGAAGCGAAATAAaaaagggacaattgcatttttacccctagttggttcctacccacgggttttgcccttacttttgagcttgctcagttttgcccttaatttttccgtcgaggtccctcgaatgccctttgaccgtttgaccaaaactttgaaaattcataactaattctatgaactcagaaaaatgcaaataatatatcaaaatgttcagataaacattacctttatgtgcatatcatttgcattcaggacaaaatcaccctttaaactacctgaggtaattaatgttattaacattattaaaaataaaaaggtataagtaatatttttttcatgaataaaaattacatgcaaatgtaggtgatgttttctgaacatcctgatatcttatttgcatttttctcagTTCGTATCAACTTGTTTTGAGCAAGCTCAACGCCACAACCGGCTGGACGTTCAAAGGGCATTCacgacggtcaaacggtcaaacggtcaaagggcattcgagggaccacgacggaaaaagtaagggcaaaactgagcaagctcaaaaagtaagggcaaaacccgtgggtaggaaccaactaggggtaaaaatgcaattgtcccaataaaaaataAACAACTCAATGCCACAACCGGCTGGACGAAAGGACATTAAGGACCTATCCTATTATgcgaccgccatccaaaccggttgaatatagcccatgctaccatctcccaccggTTGTACCCAGTAGCCAGTTGCTCCCTGGAGCCCGTAGGAGTGAGTAACgaccacgtacggatccatgCCCTAGCCCTGAAGATAACTTGCAAGAAGTTAATCATAGAAAGTCCGTTAAAAATCATATCATTCCTGCAGTTCCATAGCCCAACAAAGTgcacatattccaatccgaatacTTGACGCAATATGAGGAGTCACTCCATTTAGCCATGTCCCAAACAACGCGTCAATACTAACTGGAGGAACAATATTAAAGGCTATATGAACAGACCTCCAAAGTAACTTTGCAAGGGGGCAATCAAAAAATAGGTGTTGGATTGTTTCATCGTGAACACAAAAGCAACATCGTGAACTGCCTACTCATCGCCGCTTTAATAAGTTATCTTTGGTAAGGATCACTTGCTTGTGTACAAACCACATAAAAATTTTAATTCACAAGGGAACCTTAACTTTCCAAATGTGTATCGGTCTTGGGATTGGGATAGAATTAATGAGTTCTAAGTAAATCGATTTGACCGTAAACACTCCATTACCCGTTAACTTCCAGTTCAATGTATCTCCCTGATCTGAGAGTTGAACGTCCATCAACCTCCTCACTAAGTGTAACCAGGAATTCCATCGTTCCCGTACCAGAGACCTCCTGAACTGGATGTTCAAAGGTACTGTCTGCAAAACCGTTGCTACGTAATCCTCCTTACGTTGAGCAATATGATACAGGGAAGGATATTGGAGAGCTAGCGATGTGTCGCCTAACCATGTATCCTCCCAAAATCTTGTTGTTGTTCCGTCCCCAACAATGAATTTCACCCTATGGAAGAAGGTCTTATGGTAACCTGAGCAAGAGTTTTAGCCATTTGCTCAACATGCATTTATTTTTAATCTCGAGGTTCTCGATCCCAAGACCCCCCTGGTCTTTTGGTCGACAAATAATATCCCATCTTGCCAGGCGATACTTTGTCTTAACCTCGTCGGATTGCCAGAAAAAAGAGATCGATAGAAGTCTAGTCTTTTGCGTACCCCTTTAGGCACCTCCAAGAAAGATAGAAGGAACTCTGGCATACTCGTGAGTACCGAATTTATCAATACTAGCCTTCCTCCATATGGCATAAGCTTACCCTTCCAGCATCTTAGTTTCTTCTCGAATCGATCCTCGATACATTTCCACTCCTTATTAGTTAATTTCCTATGATGGATTGGAATGCCTAGATAGCTGAATGGTAATGACCCTATTTCACAACCGAACAGTTGCTTGTAGCTGTCTTGGTCATCTTTGGCCctaccaaagcagaacaattcACTCTTGTGGGAGTTGATTTTTAGACCAGACAGTTATTCAAATAAGCATAACACTAGTTTCATATTCCTCGCCTTTGCAAGGTCATGCTCCATGAAGATAATAGTGTCATCCGCATATTGTAGGATATAAATGCCCCATCCACCAAATGGGGAACAAGACCACCTACCAAGCCTCTCTCCTTGGCCCGACCTATGAGAACTGCCAACATGTCTGCCATAATGTTGAATAGAATCGGAGACATCGGGTCTCCTTGTCTCAAGCCTTTATGCGTTTGAAAATAATGACCAATGTCATCATTCACCTTTATCCCAACACTACCAGCTAGTTATATGTTTGAGATTAAAAAAACGAAATTGCTTCATGCACGATCCTACTGCCCGACGCATGCACGACATCGAAATCCAACGGCCGGTGCCTGATGTATGCACGCATGTGTGGCCGGATTTTAAACATCGTCTATGAGTTGTCCATATTTTGTCGTGTGCATAGCACAGCTCTTAAAAAAACACTAGGTGTATGTGTGCTTTGATTCTAGTCAGCCAATTTGTAAATAAAGCGGTTATTTTAATCTGAATACACATATTGCTTGCTTTTCCATGTGGGTCTCTGAAGTTTGATCCAAATCTGAGATCACAAACATGTAAACGGTTGTGATGTATGTAAATCCTTAAATGACTGCAAGCCTTCGACTTGTATTTTCTTTACTTAAATGCACACTGTATCTCCTTTGTCTTGCTGATTTTCTGTCCAATGATATCGGCTTGTTTCATGATATAACTGTAAATGCAAATGATATCTGTTGATTTCTGAAAGTGTGCACCTCCTGTTGTGTATTGGATTTTAAGAGGCGAGTGTATGATGAGGAGCAAACTGTAGATCAGGAGGTTTTGTGTCCGAGGGGAAATCTCTAGGAAATTTGCAGCTCTTTGTGGCCTATAATGCCCTGCCATGCTGTCCTACTATCATTCGGATGCTATATCCAAGTCATGGAGCCTCCATGCTCAGCGCAGGAAGGCGTTTCCATGGAGACCATGGGCCGGAGGTTACTTCTTGGTTAATTGGGCAGCTCACTCACATGTTGCTGCTTTGATTTCAGGTGCTACTTCGTATATGCAGTTCTGAACTACATGATTTATGTTAATGGAGGACTTGGACTGACAGACAAGTCACCTAATTCTTGGACATCTACGACAAAGCCACAGACTCCTAGTTCTCGCACAAGAACCCGATGCTCACTCCTGACATTGTTGATGTGGCTTAACGAGACCAAGGAGTGGGTGATGGTCGGCAGGCTGTCGGACAAGCTCACGCGCCCGCCCTGCGAGCTTGTGGCCATCGGCAGGAAGATCTATGTGATCGGCAAGGGGCTGAGCACGGTGACCATCGACATGGACACGGCAGCCAGGGTGGACGTGTTCCTGGTGACGTCGTTGACGGGCCCACGGATGGAGCATGACTTCTCGCCAGAGAAGTGCAGTGTCATCACCATCTGAAGACAGCCATTCGCTGGGTTGCTTGTACGGTGAACTGAAATAACAGTGGACGTTTTGTCTTTTCTTGTGGCTGTATATCGACTTCTGTATTTTGGTTGGATGGCTGTACATTGATTGACTTTTAACTGTAAACATGAGGGAAGAAAAGCTCAGTTTGTTTATACCTCGGTGAGTTGATTGTGAGTAAGTTCTGATTGTAAAACTGAAAAAATGTCGAAAAGTTCAGGTTTGCGCCCTGTCTGGTTCAGTTTGGATTTACCCCCGGCATGAAAGTAAAGCTGAATGTTGCAacagttgacaaacatagtttcaCTGCCCATCACGGCCTGGCACACTGGAAGCCATGACGTGAGAGAAAACTCGTGGTAAGCATCTTGTTCCATCGTCCCGTTCCAGACACCCAAGCCAATCAAATTCCCAATGCATCTCATTACCTGAGGAATTACCGTATCTGATTGGTGACACTCATCATGCTCATCATTGTTGCCCTCCTCACACACTTGATCGTGCTTTCTCCCAA
The sequence above is a segment of the Aegilops tauschii subsp. strangulata cultivar AL8/78 chromosome 6, Aet v6.0, whole genome shotgun sequence genome. Coding sequences within it:
- the LOC141025716 gene encoding F-box/kelch-repeat protein SKIP4-like, translating into MEPPCSAQEGVSMETMGRRCYFVYAVLNYMIYVNGGLGLTDKSPNSWTSTTKPQTPSSRTRTRCSLLTLLMWLNETKEWVMVGRLSDKLTRPPCELVAIGRKIYVIGKGLSTVTIDMDTAARVDVFLVTSLTGPRMEHDFSPEKCSVITI